The Nerophis lumbriciformis linkage group LG24, RoL_Nlum_v2.1, whole genome shotgun sequence genome includes a region encoding these proteins:
- the phospho1 gene encoding probable phosphatase phospho1 — translation MGDSFFNCCYLPPQPPGEEDPHRSRARHENAMASPISPDKRFLILFDFDETIVDETSDDMVVQTAPGQHLPGWLKDTYQEGHYNEYMQRVLGYLAEQGVTESDIRGVMEKLPATPGMLTLLQFLRNRPPYDFEVVLVSDANTFFIESWLRRAGVRALFHRIFSNPATFSRDGRLVLKPFHTHGCQRCPENMCKQAIIREYVSRRTQERGRPYQRVFYVGDGANDFCPALALGPRDMAFPRRDFPMHRLITETHESTPGEFKAVTAPWANAEEVVQRLRKIVTE, via the coding sequence ATGGGGGACTCGTTCTTCAACTGCTGTTACCTCCCACCCCAGCCCCCGGGCGAGGAGGATCCCCACAGGTCCCGGGCGCGCCACGAGAACGCCATGGCCTCCCCCATTTCCCCGGACAAGCGCTTCCTCATCCTCTTCGACTTTGACGAGACCATCGTGGACGAGACCAGCGATGACATGGTGGTGCAGACCGCCCCGGGCCAGCACCTGCCCGGCTGGCTGAAGGACACGTACCAGGAGGGCCACTACAACGAGTACATGCAGCGCGTGCTGGGGTACCTGGCCGAGCAGGGCGTCACCGAGAGCGACATACGGGGCGTCATGGAGAAGTTGCCCGCCACACCCGGCATGCTCACCCTTCTCCAGTTCCTCCGCAACCGGCCCCCGTACGACTTCGAGGTGGTCCTGGTGTCCGACGCCAACACCTTCTTCATCGAGTCGTGGCTGAGGCGCGCCGGGGTGCGAGCGCTCTTCCACCGCATCTTCAGCAACCCGGCCACCTTCAGCAGGGACGGCCGCCTGGTGCTGAAGCCCTTCCACACCCACGGCTGCCAGCGGTGTCCGGAGAACATGTGCAAGCAGGCCATCATCCGGGAGTACGTGTCTCGCCGGACGCAGGAGCGAGGGCGCCCCTATCAGAGGGTCTTCTACGTGGGCGACGGCGCCAACGACTTCTGCCCGGCGCTCGCCCTGGGGCCCCGTGACATGGCCTTCCCGCGGCGAGACTTCCCCATGCACCGGCTCATCACGGAGACCCACGAGAGCACGCCGGGGGAGTTCAAGGCGGTGACGGCGCCCTGGGCAAACGCGGAGGAAGTGGTGCAGCGGCTGAGGAAGATAGTGACCGAGTAG